The segment TAAGGCCCGCAGCTTATGGTTGGTTCGGTCGTTAATCCATCGCTCCGTCGCAAACATGCCCTGATCCTTGCTAATAATTCTCCCGTCCGGAAGGGCTTGGTTAAATAATCGGTCGCCCCATTGTCAAGCGCTCTGATTATGTCCTCCTCCGATTTCTGTACCGATAAAATCAAAACCGGACCTTGATACCATTGCTTTAGCTCCTCTAAAACAGTATGGCCCGACATATCCGGTAAACCTAAATCCAATAGGATTAAATCAGGAAGGTAATTCGCCGCCAGTTGTATACCTTCTTTTCCGTTTTGGGCATGAATTGCTTTGTACCCATTGGTTTCCAAGTTTATTTCCAATAGTTTACGAATTGGTGTTTCGTCTTCAACAAGCAAAATACAAGGCTTATTCATGCTTTAATTTGTTGATATAATTCGTTTCAACAGGGAGGCAAAGTTCGAAACAAGCGCCTCCGGTTTCCGAAGCAGTCAACATTATTTTTCCACCGTGGGCTTCCACATAGCCTTTCACAATCGATAGGCCCAATCCTGTGCCGGAATGGGAAGTGTTCGGTAGCCGGTAAAACTTTTCAAATACCTTTTCCCGGTCGGCCTCCGGAAAACCGAATCCATTGTCCGACAAACGATAGTAGAGATTTTGGTTGTCAATCCCAATTGAAATTCGCATAACGCAATTGGACGGTGTATGGTCCAAGAAGTTGAGCAGAAGATTTTGGAAAACTTGGTGTAGCAGTCCTTCGTCCACTTTTACCAGGGGCAAATCGCGGCTTTTTTCTATAAAAACTTGTTTAATCTTTGGATTAGCAACATAACCTATAACCGCATTTTCAACCAATTCAATGGGGTCGCACCAATCCTTTTTCAATTGCAATGTGCCCGATTCTAACCTGCTCATGTGCAGGAGGTTTTCAACCTGGTCGTTAAGTCTAAGTGATGCCGATTCAATACTGTCCAATAGGTTTTTTTGATTTGAAAGGGGTAAATGCTTGTTATCCTGAAGTGTATCTACCGCTCCAAGTATCGTGGAGATGGGGGTTCGCAACTCATGCGACAAGGAATTAAGCAGGGTGTTGTATAGCTTAATGGTTTTTTCTTTTTCTTCCTTGTCCCGGATTTGCCTTTTAGCCTGTCGTATGCGTAAGGAAAGTACCGTATGAAGTAGTGCTACCACAATGTACATGCAAATTAACAGCCAGTCTTCGGCATTACCTATATGAAAGGTGAAAACGGGCGGAATAAAGAAAAAATTCCAAACAAAGGCACTTAAAATGGCCGAAAAAATGACCGGTAGCATTTCAAAAACCAAGGCTTGCAAGGATACCACCAAGAGCAAAATCAATGCAATGGATTTGTAAGGAAGCGAGGCTCTGAAAAGGTAGCAACCCCCTGAAACCAGCACAACCAGCCCCATTGAATAAAGATAAGATTGGGCTTTAGGGGTATTCATGACTGGCAAAGGTAGAGAATACCAACATGCTGAATAGGGTAATTCGGAATGATTTCAAATTAGCCACTTTGGTTGAATCGTTGCTGTCAGCATTTACACCGAAATTGTCATTTGAAACGAAGTGAACAAATGACAAGTGCGATGGGATGTGGGAAGATTCGGGTTAACCCCGAGCTAGTGATAGTTAGGTTTTCTTACCAATTTAGGAATATGCCGAGGATACATTATGTTATAACAATTTTACATAAGAAAATTAATATATAAATTGATATTACATAATGTTCTCTCGGTAAAGATTACTTGAAAACCTTACTATCACTTGTCTCGAAACGTAGTTTAAAATTTCTAATGACAATTTTGGGTTTATATTTGTGAGGGATGGTGCAACCGACTATTACAAACTTCTTTCTTTCTTATGGCCTGAGGCTCAATTTAATGCCTTCGGTACTAGCTCTAATCCTAGGGTTAAACTTCTTTCCGAAAGTTGTGATTGCCGATAGTATTCCTTCTCCTATTGTTGTTTCCGCCTACTTCGACCTCTACTACGCCTACGATTTTAATCAACCCGGTAACCACATCCGCCTCCCTTTTGCCTACTCTTACAACCGCCATAACGAACCTAACCTCAACCTGGGTTCTATGAAAGGTGCCTGCCAGGCCAAGCGGATTCGGGCCAATCTTGCTTTGATGGCCGGTAGTTACTCCATGGATAACCTGGCTGCTGAACCAGGCCTTCTAAAACACATCCTCGAAGCCAACATTGGTTTAAAACTGTCTAAATCAAAAAACCTTTGGCTCGATGCCGGCGTATTTCCTTCTCACATCGGCTTCGAAAGTGCCATAAGCAAGGATTGCTGGAATGTAACCCGTAGCATGATGGCCGACAATACGCCGTATTATGAGTCGGGATTAAAGCTTAGTTATATCTCCAAAAACGAAAAATGGCAAATGGCATTTTTGCTGTTAAATGGGTGGCAGCGTATGCGTATCATTAAGCAAAGTCTAATTCCTTCTGCCGGTCATCAATTGGTTTTTAAACCCAACGATAAAGTACTTCTCAACAGCAGTTCTTATTTTGGAAACCAAGGTTACGATTCGGCTATTCTAATGCGGTATTACCACAATTTGTATGCTCAGTTTCAACTCCTTAACCGTTTAGGGCTGACCCTGGGTTTTGATCTGGGGGCTCAACAAAAATTTACCGGTAGTAAAACCTATTCCGTATGGTATTCACCCGCTGCCCTGTTGCGTTTTCAGCTTACTTCCCGTTTGTTTGCCTCAGCACGTGGCGAGTTTTTCAGCGATGCCGCCGGTGTAGTCATTTTTAGTTCCACACCTTCCGGCTTTCAAACCTGGAGTTATTCGGTTAATTTGGATTATTTCCTCACCAAAAACCTGCTTTGGCGCATGGAAGGCCGGGGTTTTACTGCTAAAGATGCTATTTTTCATACAGACCAAGGTCCAAAATCCCAAAATTGGATGCTACTTTCATCTCTGGCCTGGAGTTTTTAATTTTTTTAGGCGGGCTGCCTTCGCCCCTTAGGTAATATCTTTAATCCAAGCCGAACTGCATGGGCGAAAGGCACCGGGCTATCCGCAGTAGTCCTCGGTTTTCTTCGTTATCACTTCGCAAACCTGTGGGCTACTTGCTCCTATCCCTTCCCGGGGTGCTTCGAACAAAGTTGGGTAAAATATCCTAAACTTCCACCAATGTCCCTATCTTCTCCCCGCTCATTAAACGTTTCAGGTTGCCCGGTTTATCCATATTGAAAACCACAATTGGCAAGTTGTTTTCGTTGCAAAGGGTAAAAGCCGTCATATCCATTACATTGAGGTTTTTCTCGTAGGCCTCGGTAAAGGTAAGGCGGTCGTATTTGGTCGCTGTTGGGTCTTTTTCGGGGTCTGCAGTATAGATTCCATCTACACGAGTACCTTTTAAAATCACATCTACTTCCATTTCTATAGCACGTAAAGATGCTGCGGTATCCGTTGTAAAATAAGGATTTCCGGTACCGGCACCAAATATTACTACACGTCCTTTTTCGAGGTGACGAACGGCTCTTCTGCGAATGTAGGGTTCGCAAATTTGTTCCATTTTAATTGCCGATTGCAGGCGGGTGCTAACACCGTGTTTTTCCAGGGAAGCCTGAAGGGCCATGCTATTAATAACAGTTGCCAACATACCCATGTAATCGCCTTGAACGCGGTCAATTCCACCTTGTTCGGCCTGGATACCGCGGAAGATGTTTCCACCGCCTATAACGATGGCGACTTCCACGCCCATATTTACAATTTCTTTTATTTCGGAGGCATAATCGCTCAATCGGTCATTGTCGATACCGAATTGCTTTTTGCCCATTAATGATTCACCACTAAGTTTTAATAGTATACGTTTAAATGCCATCGGATAAGGATGAAGTTGTTTGAGTTTTGGTTGTAAGGTCAAAAAAAAAGGGAACCGAAGTTCCCTTTTAAAAAAGAATTAACTAAGTGCTACTCGTTTGAAAGCTTTAACGGTTAAGCCTTTCTCAACGGAGTCAAGGTATTGGCTAACATTAAATTTATTGTCTTTGATAAACTCCTGGTTTAACAAAGTGCTTTCTTTATAGAACTTGTTCAATTTGCCTAAAGCGATTTTTTCAACCATTTCTTCAGGTTTACCTTCGGCACGAATTTGTTCTTTAGCAATTTCCAATTCACGGTTAAGTGTTTCGGTATCTACATCGTCTTTATCAACAGCAACCGGAGCCATGGCAGCAACTTGCATAGCTACGTCGCGTGAAGCGGAATGAATAGCATCGTTTACTGCTTTGTTAACACCAACCAACGTAGCCAAACGGTTACCCGGGTGGATGTAGGATACAACGGTTTCTGCATCAACAGTTTCGTAGCGGCTGATTTCTAATTTTTCGCCGATTTTACCAATATTGTCGGTAATAATATCCGAAACGGTTCCATTACCCATAGGAAGCGCAAGGAAAGCTTCTAAGTTAGCCGGGTTTTTTTCAATAGCCACATCTAAAAGACTGGCAGTTAATTTAATGAAATCTTCGTTTTTGGCAACGAAATCGGTTTCGCAGTTTAGGCAAACGATAGCGCCATGTTTTCCGTCGGCGGTAACTTTGGCAAGCACTACACCTTCTTTAGCATCGCGATCGGCGCGGTTGCTGGCCACTTTTTGACCTTTTTTACGAAGGTAATCAACAGCAGCTTCAAAATCCCCATTGGTTTCTGTAAGTGCTTTTTTGCAGTCCATCATACCGGCGCCAGTCATTTGGCGTAGTTTGTTTACATCTGATGCAGTAATCATTTTAGATTGTTTTGTTTTGTTATTAAAATCAGGTAATTGATAGGTTTATATCATAAAAAAACCATGTCCGTAATGTAGCAGACATGGTTTTTCGTAAATGAGCTTTTTAATTAAGCTGTAGCACCGCGTCTGCTGCGAGTTCTACCACGACCACCACCTTGTTGTTTTTTAGCTTCTGCTTCTTCTTCTTCGGTTAGTTGGTTTTTGCGTGATACTCCGTCTGAGTCAATGAATGTATCATCATCCTCGTTTTTGTCTTTATCGAATTTGCGCTCAGCCAATCCTTCTTCAATGTAGGAAGCGATGGTGCTAAGGATAATTTCGATTGACTTTGCAGCGTCATCATTTGCCGGGATAGCAAAATCTACCACGTTTGGATTGGAGTTGGTATCTACTACTCCAAAGGTTGGAATACCTAAACGTTTTGCTTCTGCAACTGCGATGTGTTCTTTGGTAATATCAATGATAAACAAAGCGGCTGGCAGACGGGAAAGATCAGCGATAGAACCTAAGTTTTTCTCCAGTTTCTCTCTTTCGCGGCTAATGGAAAGTTTCTCTTTTTTAGAAATTACATCGAATGTTCCATCGGTAGCCATTTTGTCGATTTGACCCATTTTACGCACCGCCTTACGGATGGTAGCAAAGTTGGTCAACATTCCACCTGGCCAACGCTCAGTAACATAAGGCATGTTAACACGTTTGGATTGTGCTGCAACAATTTCTTTTGCTTGCTTTTTGGTAGCTACGAAAAGGATTTTGCGACCCGATTTAGCAATTTGTTTTAAAGCAGCACCTGCTTCTTCCAATTTGGCAGCTGTTTTATTAAGGTCGATAATGTGGATACCATTTTTCTCCATAAAAATATAAGGAGCCATAGCTGGATTCCACTTTCTTTTCAAGTGTCCAAAATGCACACCTGCTTCGAGTAATTGTTCTGTTGTAACTTTTGACATTGTGTCGGAATAGTTCGGATGAATAAGATTAACGTTTGCTGAATTGGAAGCGTTTACGGGCTTTTTTCTGACCTGGTTTTTTACGCTCTACCATTCTTGGGTCACGAGTAAGTAAACCATGTGGCTTCAATACCGGTTTGTTTTCAGCATTGGCTTCCACAAGAGCTCTAGAAATACCTAAACGGATAGCTTCGGCTTGTCCGGTAATTCCACCGCCATCAACATTTACTTTTACATCGTATTGTCCAAGGGTGTTGGTCAATGCAAAAGGCTGATTTACTTTGGTACGCAATACATCCGTTGGCAAATACTCACGGTGATCGCGGTTGTTGATGATAATGGTTCCATTGCCGGCTTTCAAGTAAACTCGAGCTACGGCGGTTTTCCTTCTTCCGAGGGCGTTAATAACTTCCATCTGGATTATTTTACTTCGTTAAGGTTAATTACTTTTGGTTGTTGTGCCTCATGTGGATGTGAACTTCCTACATAAATATAAACATTTTTGTTTAAAGCACGACCTAATTTGGTCTTTGGTAACATTCCCCAAATCGCATTCTCAAGAATACGCTCCGGTGCAGTGCCCAATAATTCGCGTGGAGTCGTAAAACGTTGCCCACCCGGATATCCGGTGTAACGAACGTATTCTTTTACATCCGTTTTGGTTCCGGTTAATACCACCTTCTCTGCATTAACAATGATAACATTGTCTCCACAGTCAACATGCGGTGTGTAATTAGTTTTGTATTTGCCACGTGCAAATTTAGCAACCACAGACGCCAAACGACCCAATACTTGGCCCTCGGCATCAATTACTACCCAACCCTTTTGGGCGGTAGCCTTGTTGGCTGAAATAGTTTTGTAACTTAGTGAATCCACTGTATAAATTGTTTTACTTTTTTCAAAAAGGGCTGCAAAGATACAAAGGATTTTGATTCCTCCAAATAGTTCGAACAAGATTTTGTTGAAAAAATGAATTTAGCGCAAGTGCTTGATAACCAAACCTCAAGATGCATTATTTGTTGGGAACCCCAAAATTAATTAACAATCACCTGTTTTTTTACCCCAAAATTCTTCCCGCTTTCCGCCCAACATTTCTTGCCCAATTTTTTCCAACTTTTCCTTTCCTCCCTCCCCTCCCTTCATTACTTATATAAGCATCCAAGCTCCTTTCCCCGGTTTGACTTTTATCCCTGAATCTACCGAAGGCAGTAGTCTGATCTGTAATTTTTAGCCCAAAAACCGGAACTGTTTTTCTTACACCTAATCTATATAGGTATGGCAAGCCCCAATCATATCCATGTGTCATATTACTCTTTCGCATAGGTTTGGTGTCTGGTTTTTATGAGCGCTTTCCTGTCTGTTTAGGAAGAGATTGATTTATTCCTTTCAGTCCTAGCTCGAATGTTTTACTCCTTTTCCTTTTCACACCATGGCGGAGTACTTACCTCTGCCGGTACGAAGTGCCTCGGGCAACGATTGAGGCAAGTAACCCACAGGCCCACGCGGCACTAGCCAAGTGGGCCGAGGATTACAGCCGAAAGCGTGACCCTGACGCCCATAACCAATACGCTTCGTTTAGCAGGCTACTCCGTGGGCAGAAGGGGGCCCGCCAAATTTTAAACCGCTAACACCTGATCTGTATCTAACCTTTTATACCGTTTCCATCGCTCTTTTCCTTTGTTTATAGGGGATTCAAACGAATTTTTTGGAATGTTTTTCTATCAATTACCCGCTTTTTTATCTTGCAGACCTTGCTTAGAAACCAAATTTTAACATAAAAATAAGCTAGAAATTCATGCTAAATGTAAGTGTATTTATTCGATTAATTTGTATAATTGGCCGCTCAATGAGACCAAACTCTTTCAAGGGGACCATTCCGAAAAGCCTTACGAGTAGGAAAAATTAACACCTAATCAATCTTATGGACGCTCAAAAAGTAGACATGTTCATTATGGCTAACGGAAAATTTTTCGAAAGCCACCAAGTTATGCAAATCCGCGAAAGACTTCTTACCGTGGACGATTCCAAATGGGGAGCCATTCAATCCATCCCTTTTAAAGACCCTCAAACCAGCCTAATTGTTTCTATTTTGGGCGGTAACTTAGGCATTGATCGTTTTATTATCGGCGATACCGGATTGGGAGTTGGTAAACTGCTTACCTGCGGCGGACTTGGTATTTGGACTATCGTAGATTGGTTTATGATTCAAGGCGCTACCCGGGAGAAGAATTTCGAAAAAATTCAACCTTTCCTATATTAATATGTTCCAAACCAGAAACAGGTTCTATACCTTCGTTTCTATTGGTTGCCTGTTTGCCTACGCTCTGTTGGCTTGGTCATATAACACCAAATCCACCGGTCCGTCGGTGTGTATGTTTAAACAGCTTACTTCCTTGCCTTGCCCGTCCTGTGGCTCAACTCGAGCTATTTTGGAACTGGCCCATGGAAATTTCATGCACTCGTTTCTGCTCAACCCTATTGGAATTTTCCTTGCTTGTTTATTGGTGATTCTTCCCCTTTGGATAAGCAAGGATGTTCTGACAGGAAGCAATTCCTTCTTTATTCGTTTCCAACAAACCAATCAACTGCTTAAAAAACCTTCCGTTCTCCTTCCGTTCCTGGCCTTGGTTGCCGTTAATTGGTGGTGGAATATTTCTAAAGGACTTTAAATGGAACCCGAACAACCCTATCAACCCAACGATCATGAGGCCGAAAAAGCTTCGAATAGCTACCTCATGTCACTCATTGCCATTATCGCAGGCTTGCCCCTGCCAATCATTAACCTGCTCGCAACCTTTATCTTCTTTATGGGTAACCGCAAAGGGACTTATTTTGTCCGCTGGCATTGTACCCAGGCCTTGCTTAGTCAAGCCTCTTTGCTTTTTGTAAATAGCTATGGCTTTTGGTGGACTGTCTCCATTTTGTTCTCCGAAGTTCAAATTACCAATAACTACATCGCTTACCTGCTTTCCGCTTTTATCCTGAATGTGATCGAATTTATTGCTACCATTTATACCGCCATTGAGGTTCGTAAAGGAAAGCATGTCGATTGGACTTTCTACGGTGATATCACTACAGCCCTTGTAAAACCATGATTAAAACCTTTTTGAAAGGACTAGGAATGGTCCTTACTTTTTTCTTGCTTTGGTTCGCTCTTACCAACATTAATTGGATGGACCTTTTTCATATTGAGAAAATTAGCAAAGACACCGACAGAAAACTGGGCAACTTG is part of the Bacteroidia bacterium genome and harbors:
- a CDS encoding response regulator transcription factor produces the protein MNKPCILLVEDETPIRKLLEINLETNGYKAIHAQNGKEGIQLAANYLPDLILLDLGLPDMSGHTVLEELKQWYQGPVLILSVQKSEEDIIRALDNGATDYLTKPFRTGELLARIRACLRRSDGLTTEPTISCGPYKLDIASRRFWKQEEEISLTPTEYKLLLLLMENRGRVLTHAQVLKEIWGTGYQLETQYLRVFIGQLRKKLDLDQDEEKLLTTIPGVGYRFG
- a CDS encoding PAS domain-containing sensor histidine kinase; protein product: MNTPKAQSYLYSMGLVVLVSGGCYLFRASLPYKSIALILLLVVSLQALVFEMLPVIFSAILSAFVWNFFFIPPVFTFHIGNAEDWLLICMYIVVALLHTVLSLRIRQAKRQIRDKEEKEKTIKLYNTLLNSLSHELRTPISTILGAVDTLQDNKHLPLSNQKNLLDSIESASLRLNDQVENLLHMSRLESGTLQLKKDWCDPIELVENAVIGYVANPKIKQVFIEKSRDLPLVKVDEGLLHQVFQNLLLNFLDHTPSNCVMRISIGIDNQNLYYRLSDNGFGFPEADREKVFEKFYRLPNTSHSGTGLGLSIVKGYVEAHGGKIMLTASETGGACFELCLPVETNYINKLKHE
- a CDS encoding porin; amino-acid sequence: MPSVLALILGLNFFPKVVIADSIPSPIVVSAYFDLYYAYDFNQPGNHIRLPFAYSYNRHNEPNLNLGSMKGACQAKRIRANLALMAGSYSMDNLAAEPGLLKHILEANIGLKLSKSKNLWLDAGVFPSHIGFESAISKDCWNVTRSMMADNTPYYESGLKLSYISKNEKWQMAFLLLNGWQRMRIIKQSLIPSAGHQLVFKPNDKVLLNSSSYFGNQGYDSAILMRYYHNLYAQFQLLNRLGLTLGFDLGAQQKFTGSKTYSVWYSPAALLRFQLTSRLFASARGEFFSDAAGVVIFSSTPSGFQTWSYSVNLDYFLTKNLLWRMEGRGFTAKDAIFHTDQGPKSQNWMLLSSLAWSF
- the pyrH gene encoding UMP kinase, with translation MAFKRILLKLSGESLMGKKQFGIDNDRLSDYASEIKEIVNMGVEVAIVIGGGNIFRGIQAEQGGIDRVQGDYMGMLATVINSMALQASLEKHGVSTRLQSAIKMEQICEPYIRRRAVRHLEKGRVVIFGAGTGNPYFTTDTAASLRAIEMEVDVILKGTRVDGIYTADPEKDPTATKYDRLTFTEAYEKNLNVMDMTAFTLCNENNLPIVVFNMDKPGNLKRLMSGEKIGTLVEV
- the tsf gene encoding translation elongation factor Ts — its product is MITASDVNKLRQMTGAGMMDCKKALTETNGDFEAAVDYLRKKGQKVASNRADRDAKEGVVLAKVTADGKHGAIVCLNCETDFVAKNEDFIKLTASLLDVAIEKNPANLEAFLALPMGNGTVSDIITDNIGKIGEKLEISRYETVDAETVVSYIHPGNRLATLVGVNKAVNDAIHSASRDVAMQVAAMAPVAVDKDDVDTETLNRELEIAKEQIRAEGKPEEMVEKIALGKLNKFYKESTLLNQEFIKDNKFNVSQYLDSVEKGLTVKAFKRVALS
- the rpsB gene encoding 30S ribosomal protein S2; protein product: MSKVTTEQLLEAGVHFGHLKRKWNPAMAPYIFMEKNGIHIIDLNKTAAKLEEAGAALKQIAKSGRKILFVATKKQAKEIVAAQSKRVNMPYVTERWPGGMLTNFATIRKAVRKMGQIDKMATDGTFDVISKKEKLSISREREKLEKNLGSIADLSRLPAALFIIDITKEHIAVAEAKRLGIPTFGVVDTNSNPNVVDFAIPANDDAAKSIEIILSTIASYIEEGLAERKFDKDKNEDDDTFIDSDGVSRKNQLTEEEEAEAKKQQGGGRGRTRSRRGATA
- the rpsI gene encoding 30S ribosomal protein S9: MEVINALGRRKTAVARVYLKAGNGTIIINNRDHREYLPTDVLRTKVNQPFALTNTLGQYDVKVNVDGGGITGQAEAIRLGISRALVEANAENKPVLKPHGLLTRDPRMVERKKPGQKKARKRFQFSKR
- the rplM gene encoding 50S ribosomal protein L13; the protein is MDSLSYKTISANKATAQKGWVVIDAEGQVLGRLASVVAKFARGKYKTNYTPHVDCGDNVIIVNAEKVVLTGTKTDVKEYVRYTGYPGGQRFTTPRELLGTAPERILENAIWGMLPKTKLGRALNKNVYIYVGSSHPHEAQQPKVINLNEVK
- a CDS encoding TM2 domain-containing protein, whose product is MDAQKVDMFIMANGKFFESHQVMQIRERLLTVDDSKWGAIQSIPFKDPQTSLIVSILGGNLGIDRFIIGDTGLGVGKLLTCGGLGIWTIVDWFMIQGATREKNFEKIQPFLY
- a CDS encoding DUF2752 domain-containing protein, whose amino-acid sequence is MFQTRNRFYTFVSIGCLFAYALLAWSYNTKSTGPSVCMFKQLTSLPCPSCGSTRAILELAHGNFMHSFLLNPIGIFLACLLVILPLWISKDVLTGSNSFFIRFQQTNQLLKKPSVLLPFLALVAVNWWWNISKGL